Proteins from one Larimichthys crocea isolate SSNF chromosome XX, L_crocea_2.0, whole genome shotgun sequence genomic window:
- the nrcama gene encoding neuronal cell adhesion molecule a isoform X11 codes for MDRNRNWMSGFGAVLLILMSHVSSALEVPLDLPQPPTITLQSPKDYIFDPRENIVIHCEAKGKPHPSFSWTRNGTHFDVEKDSKVLMKPGSGTLVIDISGEKAEAYEGTYQCTAHNDHGTAVSNSIVIRQSRSPLWSKERNEAIVVQMGVSLVLQCRPPAGLPPPVIFWMDNNFQRLPLDKRVSQALNGDLYFSNVLPEDSRPDYICYARFPHTQTIQQKQPISVTVLNNSPEGEHRPGFMMPLGTTSTKMVLRGETLELECIAEGLPTPDISWQKDGAELPSSRMSVQNFQKTLKISDVNEGDAGDYHCTASNKLGTTHHVIKVTVKAAPFWVSAPRNLILAPNETGILTCRVNGEPKPKISWFVNGVPIENAPEDRSRKVDDDTVILSNVQSGSSAVYQCNASNEFGYLMANAFVNVLAEPPRVLTPPNRVYQVITNTPALLHCASFGSPIPTITWFKDSQISIKNGDSYVIHENGTLEINVAQTVNSGKYTCIATNNLGLKENHMTLEVKEPTRILKQPEYKVVQRGMSASFECKVKHDPSLIPVMIWLKDNGDLPDDDRFVVGAESLTVKDVTDGDEGTYTCIMNTTLDQDSASAMLTVVEKPDPPTDLELTDQTERSVQLTWIPGDEHNSPTQMFLVQYEDLLHGPGVWINLTEVGGTETTARLNLSPYVYYSFRVLAINRVGASQPSQPSSQYRTNPAAPDENPSDVQGVGTEPGNLVISWTPLTGFQSNGPNLEYRVLWKRKDVDEDWSSKNVANVSQFVVTGTTTYTPYMIKIQAFNDYGSGPEPKVFTGYSGEDLPLSAPDNVQIMVHNSTLAEVHWEPVSSPSVRGKLQGYKVYYSRVRGLHETEGETEQQEQVLTFSGNRSEGRLPGLQPYSLYNLTIRVLNNKGEGPPSPNKEFDTPEGVPGPPSFLNVINPGLDSLTLEWGPPMKNNGRLAGYTLKYQPVNNTNELGPVKVKNFLANETIITLDNLNSSMLYKFYLSAKTIKGSGPIITEEAFTAMDTTVPSRQVDIATQGWFIGLMCAIALLILVLLIVCFIKRNKGGKYPVKEKEDAHQDPEIQPMKEDDGTFGEYSDTEDHKPLKGSRTPSNGTVRRDESDDSLVDYGEGGDGQFNEDGSFIGQYSGKKEKDTHEGNESSEAPSPVNAMNSFV; via the exons ATGGACAGGAACAGGAATTGGATGTCGGGCTTTGGAGCCGTGCTATTGATACTTATGAGTCATGTGAGCTCAGCACTGGAAGTGCCTCTTGATC TGCCCCAACCCCCCACTATAACGCTACAGTCTCCAAAGGATTACATCTTTGATCCGAGGGAGAACATTGTCATCCACTGTGAGGCCAAGGGGAAGCCTCATCCCAG CTTTTCATGGACAAGAAATGGGACCCACTTTGATGTAGAGAAAGACTCCAAAGTCCTGATGAAGCCCGGTTCAGGAACTCTGGTCATTGACATCAGCGGGGAAAAGGCTGAGGCTTATGAGGGAACTTACCAGTGTACAGCACACAACGACCATGGCACCGCTGTATCTAACAGCATTGTCATTAGACAGTCCC GGTCCCCCTTGTGGTCGAAGGAGAGAAATGAGGCCATCGTGGTGCAGATGGGGGTCTCCTTGGTGCTGCAGTGCCGACCCCCTGCAGGGCTACCCCCTCCTGTCATCTTCTGGATGGATAACA ACTTCCAGAGGCTACCACTGGATAAACGAGTGTCTCAGGCTCTTAATGGAGACTTGTACTTTTCAAATGTTCTCCCAGAAGACAGCAGGCCTGACTACATCTGCTATGCCCGcttccctcacacacaaaccatcCAGCAGAAACAGCCTATCTCGGTCACCGTGCTGAACA ACAGCCCAGAGGGAGAGCATCGCCCCGGTTTCATGATGCCTCTGGGCACCACTAGCACAAAGATGGTTCTGAGAGGGGAGACTCTGGAGCTGGAATGCATTGCTGAGGGCTT GCCCACTCCAGATATCTCCTGGCAGAAGGATGGAGCAGAGCTGCCGAGCAGCAGGATGTCTGTTCAGAACTTCCAGAAAACACTCAAGATTTCTGATGTGAATGAAGGTGATGCTGGAGACTACCATTGTACAGCTTCAAACAAGCTGGGCACTACACACCACGTCATCAAGGTCACTGTCAAAG CGGCTCCTTTCTGGGTCAGCGCCCCGAGGAACCTGATCCTCGCCCCGAATGAGACTGGCATCCTGACTTGTCGAGTCAATGGAGAACCCAAACCAAAGATTAGTTGGTTTGTCAATGGAGTCCCCATAGAGA ACGCACCCGAGGACCGCAGTCGGAAAGTGGATGACGACACTGTGATTCTTAGTAATGTGCAATCAGGGTCTAGTGCTGTCTACCAGTGCAACGCATCCAATGAATTTGGTTACCTGATGGCAAATGCTTTTGTCAACGTTCTTG CTGAGCCACCAAGGGTGCTCACGCCACCCAATCGTGTGTACCAGGTGATCACCAACACCCCTGCATTACTTCACTGTGCTTCCTTTGGCTCGCCAATACCAACCATCACATG gTTCAAAGATAGTCAGATCAGCATTAAGAATGGTGACTCTTATGTGATCCATGAGAATGGTACATTGGAGATCAATGTGGCCCAGACTGTAAACAGTGGAAAGTACACCTGCATTGCCACCAACAACCTTGGGCTCAAGGAGAACCACATGACCCTGGAGGTTAAAG AGCCCACCCGTATCCTGAAGCAGCCAGAGTACAAGGTAGTCCAGAGAGGAATGAGCGCTTCGTTTGAGTGTAAAGTCAAACACGATCCGTCCCTAATTCCTGTCATGATCTGGTTAAAAGACAATGGAGACTTGCCTGATGATGACAG GTTTGTGGTGGGCGCAGAGAGTCTGACCGTCAAAGATGTGACAGACGGAGATGAGGGCACTTACACCTGCATCATGAACACCACCCTGGATCAAGACTCAGCCAGTGCCATGCTGACTGTCGTAG AGAAACCTGACCCTCCAACTGACCTGGAACTGACTGACCAGACAGAGAGGAGCGTTCAGCTCACCTGGATCCCTGGAGACGAACACAACAGTCCCACACAGa TGTTTCTGGTCCAATATGAAGATCTGCTTCACGGGCCAGGTGTTTGGATCAACCTGACGGAGGTCGGTGGTACTGAAACCACAGCACGGTTAAACCTCTCTCCATACGTCTACTATTCATTCAGAGTCCTGGCTATCAATCGTGTTGGTGCCAGCCAACCAAGCCAGCCCTCAAGCCAATACAGGACCAACCCTGCAG CTCCTGATGAAAATCCATCAGATGTTCAGGGAGTGGGAACTGAGCCTGGCAACTTAGTGATATCCTGGACA CCACTGACAGGATTTCAGTCTAATGGGCCCAATCTGGAGTACAGAGTACTGTGGAAACGGAAAGACGTGGATGAGGATTGGTCCTCGAAGAACGTGGCCAACGTTTCCCAGTTTGTTGTAACTGGAACTACAACCTATACGCCCTATATGATCAAGATTCAAGCTTTTAATGATTACGGCAGTGGTCCAGAGCCTAAAGTATTCACCGGATACTCTGGAGAAGACT TGCCTTTGTCTGCTCCTGATAATGTGCAGATCATGGTTCACAACAGCACACTTGCAGAAGTACACTGGGAGCCCGTATCTTCCCCTTCAGTTAGAGGAAAACTACAGGGATACAAG GTATACTACAGTCGCGTGCGTGGCTTGCACGAGACAGAAGGGGAGacggagcagcaggagcaggttTTGACATTCAGTGGGAATCGTAGCGAGGGACGTCTGCCAGGCCTCCAGCCTTATAGCCTCTACAACCTCACCATCAGGGTCCTTAATAACAAAGGAGAAGGGCCTCCTAGCCCCAACAAGGAGTTTGACACACCTGAGGGAG tcccAGGGCCTCCCTCTTTTCTGAACGTCATAAACCCCGGTTTGGACTCTCTCACTCTGGAATGGGGCCCACCAATGAAAAACAATGGTCGCCTCGCTGGATACACTCTGAAATACCAACCAG TCAACAACACCAATGAACTGGGACCAGTAAAGGTCAAGAACTTCCTTGCCAATGAGACCATAATTACCTTGGACAACCTGAACTCCAGCATGCTCTACAAGTTTTACTTAAGTGCAAAGACAATCAAGGGCTCTGGCCCCATCATCACAGAGGAGGCCTTCACTGCCATGGACACAA CTGTGCCCAGTCGTCAGGTCGACATTGCCACCCAGGGATGGTTTATTGGACTGATGTGTGCCATCGCTCTCCTCATCTTGGTCCTTCTCATAGTCTGCTTCATCAAGAGGAACAAGGGTGGCAAATACCCAG
- the nrcama gene encoding neuronal cell adhesion molecule a isoform X1 produces the protein MDRNRNWMSGFGAVLLILMSHVSSALEVPLDPKVLEGLPQPPTITLQSPKDYIFDPRENIVIHCEAKGKPHPSFSWTRNGTHFDVEKDSKVLMKPGSGTLVIDISGEKAEAYEGTYQCTAHNDHGTAVSNSIVIRQSRSPLWSKERNEAIVVQMGVSLVLQCRPPAGLPPPVIFWMDNNFQRLPLDKRVSQALNGDLYFSNVLPEDSRPDYICYARFPHTQTIQQKQPISVTVLNNSPEGEHRPGFMMPLGTTSTKMVLRGETLELECIAEGLPTPDISWQKDGAELPSSRMSVQNFQKTLKISDVNEGDAGDYHCTASNKLGTTHHVIKVTVKAAPFWVSAPRNLILAPNETGILTCRVNGEPKPKISWFVNGVPIENAPEDRSRKVDDDTVILSNVQSGSSAVYQCNASNEFGYLMANAFVNVLAEPPRVLTPPNRVYQVITNTPALLHCASFGSPIPTITWFKDSQISIKNGDSYVIHENGTLEINVAQTVNSGKYTCIATNNLGLKENHMTLEVKEPTRILKQPEYKVVQRGMSASFECKVKHDPSLIPVMIWLKDNGDLPDDDRFVVGAESLTVKDVTDGDEGTYTCIMNTTLDQDSASAMLTVVEATPTPAIVYEKPDPPTDLELTDQTERSVQLTWIPGDEHNSPTQMFLVQYEDLLHGPGVWINLTEVGGTETTARLNLSPYVYYSFRVLAINRVGASQPSQPSSQYRTNPAAPDENPSDVQGVGTEPGNLVISWTPLTGFQSNGPNLEYRVLWKRKDVDEDWSSKNVANVSQFVVTGTTTYTPYMIKIQAFNDYGSGPEPKVFTGYSGEDLPLSAPDNVQIMVHNSTLAEVHWEPVSSPSVRGKLQGYKVYYSRVRGLHETEGETEQQEQVLTFSGNRSEGRLPGLQPYSLYNLTIRVLNNKGEGPPSPNKEFDTPEGVPGPPSFLNVINPGLDSLTLEWGPPMKNNGRLAGYTLKYQPVNNTNELGPVKVKNFLANETIITLDNLNSSMLYKFYLSAKTIKGSGPIITEEAFTAMDTIRTQPTVETGKGPTEPPHPTSPITQSPPPPFHKVPPVGPAFGTVNTSVSEEGAVISWDYFGHHKNVYVEYIVENSKEDWKKELVNGSHWHMIKGLKPGTSYRVRVVARDPADPTVHSTDEVLVTVPAVPSRQVDIATQGWFIGLMCAIALLILVLLIVCFIKRNKGGKYPVKEKEDAHQDPEIQPMKEDDGTFGEYRSMESDTEDHKPLKGSRTPSNGTVRRDESDDSLVDYGEGGDGQFNEDGSFIGQYSGKKEKDTHEGNESSEAPSPVNAMNSFV, from the exons ATGGACAGGAACAGGAATTGGATGTCGGGCTTTGGAGCCGTGCTATTGATACTTATGAGTCATGTGAGCTCAGCACTGGAAGTGCCTCTTGATC CTAAAGTACTGGAAGGAT TGCCCCAACCCCCCACTATAACGCTACAGTCTCCAAAGGATTACATCTTTGATCCGAGGGAGAACATTGTCATCCACTGTGAGGCCAAGGGGAAGCCTCATCCCAG CTTTTCATGGACAAGAAATGGGACCCACTTTGATGTAGAGAAAGACTCCAAAGTCCTGATGAAGCCCGGTTCAGGAACTCTGGTCATTGACATCAGCGGGGAAAAGGCTGAGGCTTATGAGGGAACTTACCAGTGTACAGCACACAACGACCATGGCACCGCTGTATCTAACAGCATTGTCATTAGACAGTCCC GGTCCCCCTTGTGGTCGAAGGAGAGAAATGAGGCCATCGTGGTGCAGATGGGGGTCTCCTTGGTGCTGCAGTGCCGACCCCCTGCAGGGCTACCCCCTCCTGTCATCTTCTGGATGGATAACA ACTTCCAGAGGCTACCACTGGATAAACGAGTGTCTCAGGCTCTTAATGGAGACTTGTACTTTTCAAATGTTCTCCCAGAAGACAGCAGGCCTGACTACATCTGCTATGCCCGcttccctcacacacaaaccatcCAGCAGAAACAGCCTATCTCGGTCACCGTGCTGAACA ACAGCCCAGAGGGAGAGCATCGCCCCGGTTTCATGATGCCTCTGGGCACCACTAGCACAAAGATGGTTCTGAGAGGGGAGACTCTGGAGCTGGAATGCATTGCTGAGGGCTT GCCCACTCCAGATATCTCCTGGCAGAAGGATGGAGCAGAGCTGCCGAGCAGCAGGATGTCTGTTCAGAACTTCCAGAAAACACTCAAGATTTCTGATGTGAATGAAGGTGATGCTGGAGACTACCATTGTACAGCTTCAAACAAGCTGGGCACTACACACCACGTCATCAAGGTCACTGTCAAAG CGGCTCCTTTCTGGGTCAGCGCCCCGAGGAACCTGATCCTCGCCCCGAATGAGACTGGCATCCTGACTTGTCGAGTCAATGGAGAACCCAAACCAAAGATTAGTTGGTTTGTCAATGGAGTCCCCATAGAGA ACGCACCCGAGGACCGCAGTCGGAAAGTGGATGACGACACTGTGATTCTTAGTAATGTGCAATCAGGGTCTAGTGCTGTCTACCAGTGCAACGCATCCAATGAATTTGGTTACCTGATGGCAAATGCTTTTGTCAACGTTCTTG CTGAGCCACCAAGGGTGCTCACGCCACCCAATCGTGTGTACCAGGTGATCACCAACACCCCTGCATTACTTCACTGTGCTTCCTTTGGCTCGCCAATACCAACCATCACATG gTTCAAAGATAGTCAGATCAGCATTAAGAATGGTGACTCTTATGTGATCCATGAGAATGGTACATTGGAGATCAATGTGGCCCAGACTGTAAACAGTGGAAAGTACACCTGCATTGCCACCAACAACCTTGGGCTCAAGGAGAACCACATGACCCTGGAGGTTAAAG AGCCCACCCGTATCCTGAAGCAGCCAGAGTACAAGGTAGTCCAGAGAGGAATGAGCGCTTCGTTTGAGTGTAAAGTCAAACACGATCCGTCCCTAATTCCTGTCATGATCTGGTTAAAAGACAATGGAGACTTGCCTGATGATGACAG GTTTGTGGTGGGCGCAGAGAGTCTGACCGTCAAAGATGTGACAGACGGAGATGAGGGCACTTACACCTGCATCATGAACACCACCCTGGATCAAGACTCAGCCAGTGCCATGCTGACTGTCGTAG AGGCTACACCTACTCCAGCTATTGTCTACG AGAAACCTGACCCTCCAACTGACCTGGAACTGACTGACCAGACAGAGAGGAGCGTTCAGCTCACCTGGATCCCTGGAGACGAACACAACAGTCCCACACAGa TGTTTCTGGTCCAATATGAAGATCTGCTTCACGGGCCAGGTGTTTGGATCAACCTGACGGAGGTCGGTGGTACTGAAACCACAGCACGGTTAAACCTCTCTCCATACGTCTACTATTCATTCAGAGTCCTGGCTATCAATCGTGTTGGTGCCAGCCAACCAAGCCAGCCCTCAAGCCAATACAGGACCAACCCTGCAG CTCCTGATGAAAATCCATCAGATGTTCAGGGAGTGGGAACTGAGCCTGGCAACTTAGTGATATCCTGGACA CCACTGACAGGATTTCAGTCTAATGGGCCCAATCTGGAGTACAGAGTACTGTGGAAACGGAAAGACGTGGATGAGGATTGGTCCTCGAAGAACGTGGCCAACGTTTCCCAGTTTGTTGTAACTGGAACTACAACCTATACGCCCTATATGATCAAGATTCAAGCTTTTAATGATTACGGCAGTGGTCCAGAGCCTAAAGTATTCACCGGATACTCTGGAGAAGACT TGCCTTTGTCTGCTCCTGATAATGTGCAGATCATGGTTCACAACAGCACACTTGCAGAAGTACACTGGGAGCCCGTATCTTCCCCTTCAGTTAGAGGAAAACTACAGGGATACAAG GTATACTACAGTCGCGTGCGTGGCTTGCACGAGACAGAAGGGGAGacggagcagcaggagcaggttTTGACATTCAGTGGGAATCGTAGCGAGGGACGTCTGCCAGGCCTCCAGCCTTATAGCCTCTACAACCTCACCATCAGGGTCCTTAATAACAAAGGAGAAGGGCCTCCTAGCCCCAACAAGGAGTTTGACACACCTGAGGGAG tcccAGGGCCTCCCTCTTTTCTGAACGTCATAAACCCCGGTTTGGACTCTCTCACTCTGGAATGGGGCCCACCAATGAAAAACAATGGTCGCCTCGCTGGATACACTCTGAAATACCAACCAG TCAACAACACCAATGAACTGGGACCAGTAAAGGTCAAGAACTTCCTTGCCAATGAGACCATAATTACCTTGGACAACCTGAACTCCAGCATGCTCTACAAGTTTTACTTAAGTGCAAAGACAATCAAGGGCTCTGGCCCCATCATCACAGAGGAGGCCTTCACTGCCATGGACACAA tTCGTACTCAGCCCACTGTAGAGACGGGCAAAG GCCCCACAGAGCCCCCTCACCCAACCTCCCCCATCACTCAGTCTCCGCCTCCCCCGTTTCACAAGG TGCCACCTGTAGGCCCGGCGTTTGGCACAGTTAACACGTCTGTATCGGAGGAAGGTGCAGTGATCAGTTGGGATTACTTTGGACACCATAAGAATGTATATGTGGAATATATTGTAGAAAACA GTAAAGAGGACTGGAAAAAGGAGTTGGTAAACGGTTCACACTGGCATATGATAAAAGGTTTAAAGCCGGGGACGTCCTATAGGGTGCGCGTGGTAGCTAGAGACCCTGCTGACCCGACGGTCCACAGCACAGACGAAGTGTTGGTTACAGTGCCAG CTGTGCCCAGTCGTCAGGTCGACATTGCCACCCAGGGATGGTTTATTGGACTGATGTGTGCCATCGCTCTCCTCATCTTGGTCCTTCTCATAGTCTGCTTCATCAAGAGGAACAAGGGTGGCAAATACCCAG